The following are encoded together in the Desulfococcus multivorans genome:
- a CDS encoding DUF4276 family protein produces MSGEPEKINDPETTAPSTRLDNLSDRFKKTATGIAMAAEIGIPGMRSACPLFDAWITKRESPVRWERRQNVNFHGIRADGGFRLPPAR; encoded by the coding sequence AAAATTAACGACCCTGAAACGACAGCACCGTCGACGAGACTGGACAATCTTTCCGATCGTTTCAAAAAAACCGCCACTGGTATAGCGATGGCCGCGGAAATCGGCATCCCCGGAATGCGCTCCGCCTGTCCGCTGTTTGACGCCTGGATCACGAAACGGGAATCGCCGGTGAGGTGGGAAAGACGGCAAAACGTAAATTTTCACGGAATTCGAGCAGACGGAGGGTTCAGGCTTCCGCCTGCCCGATGA